One Schistocerca nitens isolate TAMUIC-IGC-003100 chromosome 1, iqSchNite1.1, whole genome shotgun sequence DNA segment encodes these proteins:
- the LOC126246832 gene encoding acireductone dioxygenase codes for MVRAWFMDTSDADQRLEHHRDPPQFIDLDELYKTTGVEYFKLNPKTFIEDGELEKIKKERGYTYEDEITCSKNCLPNYEEKLKSFFTEHLHTEEEIRFVLEGSGYFDVRNGNDEWIRIEVLPGDMIIIPSGIYHRFTLDTKNFIRAKRFFIGVPVWTPHNRPADEMDCRKQYLKQLEDGFDARQRGLGSS; via the exons ATGGTTCGAGCTTGGTTCATGGACACTTCTGATGCGGACCAACGGCTGGAGCATCATAGAGATCCTCCTCAGTTCATAGACCTTGATGAGTTGTACAAGACTACTGGTGTTGAATATTTTAAG TTGAATccaaaaacatttatagaagatgGAGAACTTGAAAAAATCAAGAAAGAGCGTGGATACACATATGAAGATGAAATCACTTGTTCAAAGAACTGTTTACCAAACTATGAAGAAAAG CTGAAGAGCTTTTTCACTGAACACCTGCATACAGAAGAAGAAATAAGATTCGTGCTCGAAGGTTCAGGATACTTTGATGTACGAAATGGAAATGATGAGTGGATTCGTATTGAAGTTTTACCTGGTGATATGATCATAATTCCTAGTGGAATATACCATCGATTCACACTTGATACAAAG aattttattCGTGCTAAAAGGTTCTTTATTGGAGTACCAGTGTGGACACCACACAACAGGCCAGCTGATGAGATGGATTGTCGAAAGCAGTATCTTAAACAATTAGAAGATGGGTTTGAT